A genomic segment from Dietzia psychralcaliphila encodes:
- a CDS encoding alpha/beta hydrolase, with translation MLDHRYVDRDGVGLHYVVAEPDTASADGPPGSADGPPGTVVLLHGFPHFWFTWHRMIPVLAAAGWRVIAPDLRGMGRSDAPADVRAYSPREVVDDVLAVCDAEGAERVVVVGFDFGAGVAYDTCHLEPGRVRAVIGMENPFMGTAGSVPPLEGSAMMAEKHFLHLNYFTQPGVAEADLAGCEREFLTRVFYALSAEYHYLDVWQHPPGSTYLEALPQAPPLPWRWFSVEEMDVYEAEYARTGFAGPLQWYRAMDVSWFARKEFERQTNPVPFYFLYSEHDPDLEGFHGRDPLSKLGRHHDDVRMVRAISSPAGHLMHLEATEDTHREILACLADIAAAVPA, from the coding sequence ATGCTCGACCACCGCTACGTGGACCGCGACGGCGTCGGTCTCCACTACGTCGTCGCCGAACCGGACACGGCATCCGCGGACGGCCCCCCTGGTTCCGCGGACGGCCCCCCGGGCACCGTGGTCCTCCTCCACGGTTTCCCGCACTTCTGGTTCACCTGGCACCGCATGATCCCCGTCCTCGCCGCAGCCGGGTGGCGGGTCATCGCGCCCGACCTGCGCGGCATGGGGCGTTCGGACGCGCCGGCCGACGTCCGGGCCTACTCGCCGCGCGAGGTGGTCGACGACGTCCTGGCGGTGTGCGACGCCGAGGGTGCGGAGCGCGTGGTGGTGGTGGGCTTCGATTTCGGCGCGGGCGTCGCGTACGACACCTGCCATCTGGAACCGGGCCGGGTGCGCGCGGTGATCGGGATGGAGAACCCGTTCATGGGTACCGCAGGGTCGGTGCCGCCGCTGGAGGGCTCGGCGATGATGGCCGAGAAGCACTTCCTGCACCTGAACTACTTCACGCAGCCGGGAGTGGCGGAGGCTGATCTCGCCGGCTGCGAGCGCGAGTTCCTCACCCGGGTCTTCTACGCCCTGTCCGCGGAGTACCACTACCTCGACGTCTGGCAGCACCCCCCGGGGTCGACCTATCTCGAGGCGCTGCCCCAGGCGCCGCCGCTGCCGTGGCGGTGGTTCTCCGTCGAGGAGATGGACGTCTACGAGGCCGAGTACGCCCGGACCGGGTTCGCCGGCCCGCTGCAGTGGTACCGGGCGATGGACGTGTCGTGGTTCGCGCGCAAAGAGTTCGAGCGGCAGACCAACCCCGTCCCGTTCTACTTCCTCTACTCCGAGCACGACCCGGACCTCGAGGGTTTCCACGGGCGGGATCCGCTCTCCAAGCTGGGGCGTCATCACGACGATGTGCGGATGGTCCGGGCGATCTCCTCACCGGCGGGGCATCTCATGCACCTGGAGGCCACGGAGGACACCCACCGGGAGATCCTCGCCTGCCTGGCGGACATCGCGGCCGCCGTTCCTGCCTGA
- a CDS encoding TIGR03619 family F420-dependent LLM class oxidoreductase: MGRVVDAEFSVPISFSPVDQIIDIARGAEAAGFDRIVLPDSLFHPRRQDEDYPYTPDGSRMWNEDTQWVEPLIASAAMGGATSTIRFCPQVLKVGPRNPLLLTRQVASVALLTGNRLDLGVGIGWDPNEFEWCGAPFKGRGKRTDESLAIMRQALRGEWMEFHGQHFDFDELIFTPAPSEQVPFYVGGHTEIALKRAARVGQGWTSAMMGYDEIVATVRRLGELLEADGRSLADRGDGTPFAIQVVCLDRFGTRGFTELAEAGVTDIIVMPWMVDGHGFDCSTEQKLESIAAFGEKYGLGP; the protein is encoded by the coding sequence ATGGGCCGCGTAGTGGACGCCGAGTTCTCCGTCCCCATCTCCTTCTCCCCCGTCGATCAGATCATCGACATCGCCCGCGGTGCCGAGGCCGCCGGCTTCGACCGGATCGTCCTGCCCGACTCGCTGTTCCACCCGCGACGCCAGGACGAGGACTACCCGTACACCCCCGACGGCTCGCGCATGTGGAACGAGGACACGCAGTGGGTAGAGCCGCTCATCGCCTCCGCGGCCATGGGCGGGGCCACCTCGACCATCCGCTTCTGCCCGCAGGTGCTCAAGGTCGGCCCGCGCAATCCGCTGTTGCTCACCAGGCAGGTGGCCTCGGTGGCGTTGCTCACCGGGAACCGCTTGGACCTGGGCGTGGGCATCGGCTGGGACCCCAACGAGTTCGAGTGGTGCGGCGCGCCGTTCAAGGGCCGCGGCAAGCGCACGGACGAGTCGCTGGCGATCATGCGCCAGGCCCTGCGGGGTGAGTGGATGGAGTTCCACGGCCAGCACTTCGACTTCGACGAGCTGATCTTCACCCCCGCGCCCAGCGAGCAGGTGCCGTTCTACGTGGGCGGCCACACCGAGATCGCGCTCAAGCGGGCCGCGCGCGTGGGCCAGGGGTGGACCAGCGCCATGATGGGCTACGACGAGATCGTCGCCACCGTCCGGCGGCTGGGCGAACTCCTCGAGGCCGACGGTCGCTCGCTGGCCGACCGCGGCGACGGCACCCCCTTCGCCATCCAGGTGGTCTGCCTCGACCGCTTCGGCACCCGGGGCTTCACGGAGCTGGCCGAGGCCGGGGTCACCGACATCATCGTGATGCCCTGGATGGTCGACGGCCACGGGTTCGACTGCTCCACCGAACAGAAGCTCGAGTCCATCGCCGCCTTCGGCGAGAAGTACGGTCTCGGTCCCTAG
- a CDS encoding acyl-CoA synthetase, whose product MSAPTPTIPTETGVLNNRTGEYVTSVYRIAEAEPDRVAVIEASGRQVTFGELVDAAHGHARGLRALGLGAGDGIVLMAPNSIGFLEVYFAALEIGLYVAPANWHLTGPEVAYILENSGSTVFVADERFADVATTAAAEAGLDPARCYAIGDVPGFRPLSELAVPAEGEDPLPSGRTLGAPMLYTSGTTGRPKGVRRPLTGASPDQVTVPNYFFFAGFGIQGADNVHICGSPLYHTAVLNFVAISLNLGQTVVLMDKWAPEEMLRLIDAHGVTQSHMVPTQFSRLLELPEDVRAKYDVSSLRTIVHGAAPCPKHVKQAMLDWWGPVLTEYYAGTEGGGCTITGEEWLRKPGSVGRPWKTTTLKILDDDGNELPAGETGNVYLQMHGSKFEYHQDAEKTAKTYVGELFTMGDIGYVDSDGYLFLCDRKNDMIISGGVNIYPAEIESEMTRHEAVRDVAVFGIPHPDWGEEVKAVVELAEGFVESDELKAQILDDLSGRLAKFKMPRSIDVVEELPRQANGKLVKRKLKDPYWSDAK is encoded by the coding sequence ATGAGCGCACCCACACCCACCATTCCCACCGAGACCGGAGTCCTGAACAACCGGACCGGGGAGTACGTGACCAGTGTCTACCGGATCGCCGAGGCCGAGCCGGATCGCGTCGCGGTGATCGAGGCGTCCGGCCGCCAGGTGACCTTCGGCGAACTCGTGGACGCGGCACACGGCCACGCGCGGGGACTGCGCGCGCTGGGTCTGGGGGCCGGGGACGGGATCGTCCTGATGGCGCCGAACAGTATCGGTTTCCTCGAGGTCTACTTCGCCGCACTCGAGATCGGTCTCTACGTGGCCCCCGCCAACTGGCACCTGACCGGGCCCGAGGTGGCCTACATCCTGGAGAACTCGGGCTCGACGGTGTTCGTGGCCGACGAGAGGTTCGCCGACGTGGCCACCACCGCCGCCGCCGAGGCCGGACTCGACCCCGCCCGCTGCTACGCGATCGGGGACGTACCGGGGTTCCGGCCGCTCTCCGAGCTCGCCGTCCCGGCCGAGGGGGAGGACCCCTTGCCGTCGGGCCGCACCCTCGGCGCCCCGATGCTCTACACCTCGGGCACCACCGGTCGCCCCAAGGGCGTGCGCAGGCCTCTGACCGGCGCCTCTCCCGACCAGGTGACGGTTCCCAACTACTTCTTCTTCGCCGGCTTCGGCATCCAGGGCGCGGACAACGTGCACATTTGCGGCTCACCGCTCTACCACACGGCCGTCCTCAACTTCGTCGCCATCTCGCTCAACCTGGGCCAGACGGTGGTGCTCATGGACAAGTGGGCCCCGGAGGAGATGCTGCGTCTCATCGACGCGCACGGCGTGACCCAGTCCCACATGGTCCCGACCCAGTTCTCGCGTCTGCTCGAGCTGCCGGAGGACGTGCGCGCGAAGTACGACGTGTCGAGCCTCCGGACGATCGTCCACGGCGCCGCCCCGTGTCCGAAGCACGTCAAGCAGGCGATGTTGGACTGGTGGGGGCCCGTCCTCACCGAGTACTACGCCGGCACCGAGGGCGGTGGCTGCACCATCACCGGCGAGGAGTGGCTGCGCAAGCCCGGTAGCGTGGGCCGGCCGTGGAAGACCACCACCCTGAAGATCCTCGACGACGACGGCAACGAGTTGCCCGCCGGCGAAACGGGCAACGTCTACCTCCAGATGCACGGGTCCAAGTTCGAGTATCACCAGGACGCCGAGAAGACTGCGAAGACCTACGTCGGCGAGCTGTTCACCATGGGCGACATCGGCTACGTGGACTCCGACGGCTACCTGTTCCTGTGCGACCGCAAGAACGACATGATCATCTCCGGGGGCGTGAACATCTACCCGGCCGAGATCGAGTCGGAGATGACCCGCCACGAGGCCGTCCGCGACGTGGCGGTGTTCGGTATCCCGCACCCCGACTGGGGTGAGGAGGTCAAGGCCGTGGTGGAGCTGGCCGAGGGTTTTGTCGAGTCCGACGAGCTCAAGGCGCAGATCCTCGACGACCTCTCCGGCCGACTGGCCAAGTTCAAGATGCCGCGGTCGATCGACGTGGTGGAGGAGCTGCCCCGGCAGGCCAACGGCAAGTTGGTCAAGCGCAAGCTCAAGGATCCGTACTGGTCGGACGCGAAGTAG
- a CDS encoding type IV toxin-antitoxin system AbiEi family antitoxin, producing MIVPGVYAAKGAQLSRWDFIRAVDIWAPADAVIGGWSAAYLHGEHWYSTERGNGVVDVFTSAEPRVPTGVRERRLRQPIPAADACEIGGVRITAPARTAVDVARWSTGADRRICIVDSVCFATNTSVRAVADAATRMPGQHGVSRVVRLLAACDADAHSPQESLLRLRIERSSLPQPVSQFEICEPSGHLLTIADLAYAREKVAIFYDGRHHGDPEQWRRDLRITARLADLGWQVVRVTKGMRPEEVIGHIASALTRARRHLRHLTSS from the coding sequence ATGATCGTCCCCGGTGTGTACGCCGCGAAGGGGGCACAGCTGAGCAGGTGGGATTTCATACGCGCGGTCGACATCTGGGCGCCTGCAGACGCGGTGATCGGAGGGTGGTCCGCCGCGTACCTCCATGGGGAACACTGGTACTCGACAGAGCGGGGCAACGGCGTCGTCGATGTCTTCACCTCAGCCGAGCCCCGCGTGCCGACCGGGGTTCGGGAGCGCAGGCTGCGGCAACCCATCCCGGCCGCGGACGCGTGCGAGATCGGCGGAGTACGAATTACCGCACCAGCCCGAACCGCGGTCGACGTGGCAAGGTGGTCCACTGGCGCTGATCGGAGGATCTGCATCGTGGACTCCGTGTGCTTCGCCACCAACACCAGCGTTCGCGCGGTTGCCGACGCTGCAACGCGGATGCCCGGCCAACACGGGGTCTCGAGGGTGGTGCGACTGCTCGCCGCCTGCGACGCGGACGCGCACTCTCCGCAGGAGAGCCTCCTCCGGCTCAGAATCGAGCGCTCTTCACTGCCTCAGCCAGTCTCGCAGTTCGAGATATGCGAACCGTCGGGGCATCTCCTTACAATTGCCGACCTCGCGTACGCCCGCGAGAAGGTCGCGATCTTCTACGACGGCAGGCATCACGGAGATCCGGAACAGTGGCGCCGGGACCTCCGGATCACCGCTCGGTTGGCGGACCTCGGCTGGCAGGTCGTCCGTGTGACAAAGGGAATGCGCCCGGAGGAGGTCATCGGCCATATCGCGAGTGCCCTGACCCGCGCCCGACGACACCTCCGGCACCTGACTTCATCCTGA
- a CDS encoding thiolase domain-containing protein — protein sequence MTPTAPRDVAVVGFAHARHTESTFGTTNGVEMLAPVFAECYRQTGLDRTDIEFWCSGSSDYLAGRAFSFISAVDTIGAFPPICESHVEMDAAWAFFEAYLKIATGQADTALVYGFGKASASTDLDSALALQLDPYTVAPLWPGRHHMAALQARAGIDAGRWSEGEMASVAARATGRDERELLAEPYVADPLRRHDCPPVTDGAGAIILASGDRARDLVDTPAYVTGIEHIADSAEFGARDLTDSPSARAAAVRATRSSGERPDLGGVTVAELHTQYTHQELLLRAALGIGDHVAVTPSGGSLLADPLFSAGLERIGYAANDVMEGRTERALAHATSGHLLQQNLICLLEGRPA from the coding sequence GTGACCCCCACCGCACCCCGGGACGTGGCCGTCGTCGGTTTCGCCCACGCCCGACACACAGAGTCCACCTTCGGCACCACCAACGGTGTCGAGATGCTCGCACCCGTCTTCGCCGAGTGTTACCGGCAGACCGGGCTGGACCGCACTGACATCGAGTTCTGGTGCTCCGGTTCCTCCGACTACCTCGCCGGCCGGGCCTTCTCCTTCATCTCCGCCGTCGACACCATCGGCGCGTTCCCTCCCATCTGCGAGTCGCACGTGGAGATGGACGCCGCCTGGGCGTTCTTCGAGGCCTACCTCAAGATCGCCACCGGCCAGGCCGACACCGCGTTGGTCTACGGGTTCGGCAAGGCCTCGGCGAGCACCGACCTCGACTCGGCGCTCGCGCTGCAGCTCGACCCGTACACCGTGGCCCCGCTGTGGCCCGGCCGCCACCACATGGCCGCGTTGCAGGCCCGCGCGGGGATCGACGCCGGCAGGTGGTCCGAGGGCGAGATGGCCTCGGTGGCCGCCCGGGCCACCGGCCGCGATGAGCGGGAGCTGCTCGCCGAGCCGTATGTGGCCGACCCGCTGCGCCGGCACGACTGCCCGCCGGTCACCGACGGCGCCGGCGCCATCATCCTCGCCTCCGGCGACCGGGCCCGGGACCTGGTCGACACCCCGGCCTACGTCACCGGGATCGAGCACATCGCCGACTCCGCCGAGTTCGGCGCCCGCGACCTCACCGACTCCCCCTCGGCCCGCGCCGCCGCCGTGCGCGCCACCCGGTCCTCGGGCGAGCGCCCCGATCTCGGTGGCGTGACCGTCGCCGAGCTGCACACCCAGTACACGCACCAGGAACTGCTCCTGCGTGCCGCGCTGGGTATCGGCGATCACGTGGCCGTGACCCCGTCCGGCGGATCGTTGCTCGCGGACCCGCTGTTCTCCGCCGGGCTCGAGCGCATCGGCTACGCCGCCAACGACGTCATGGAGGGCCGCACCGAACGCGCCCTCGCCCACGCCACCAGCGGACATCTGCTCCAGCAGAACCTCATCTGCCTCCTGGAAGGACGCCCCGCATGA
- a CDS encoding Zn-ribbon domain-containing OB-fold protein codes for MTSREIVVDITPPDEAVLEAPLAPSFDYTRSTGPVLGAFFTGLRDRRLVGVRDSRGAVHLPPVEFDPHTHEALTDFVEVGSGTGIDGVVVVWTWVPEPTGVNPLDSPFAWALVRFDGADTAILLPLAADGPEDVSSGMRVRLRWSAERTGTIHDIACVVPVDVAGGDDPGGTDQGDDDEVPQPSGDEPVTMVVTPIGLSVTHTAGPAESEFLRAIVQGRVLGRRRSNGPEVYVPPRDYCPSDGVAMGEYVEVSGVGTVTTFGIVNVPFAGQEITPPYVTAYILLDGSDVPIQHLVLGCEASEVRMGMRVRAVWTPEADRPASMKAITHFEPTGDPDADPDTYADHL; via the coding sequence GTGACATCCAGAGAGATCGTTGTCGACATCACCCCGCCCGACGAGGCCGTGCTCGAGGCCCCGCTCGCCCCGTCCTTCGACTACACGCGGTCGACCGGACCGGTCCTGGGCGCGTTCTTCACCGGCCTGCGCGACCGCCGACTCGTGGGGGTCCGCGACTCCCGCGGCGCCGTGCACCTGCCGCCGGTGGAGTTCGACCCCCACACGCACGAGGCCCTGACGGACTTCGTCGAGGTGGGCTCCGGGACCGGGATCGACGGCGTCGTCGTCGTCTGGACCTGGGTTCCCGAACCAACCGGCGTCAACCCGCTCGACTCGCCGTTCGCCTGGGCCCTGGTCCGGTTCGACGGCGCCGACACCGCCATCCTGCTGCCCCTCGCCGCCGACGGCCCCGAGGACGTGAGCTCGGGGATGCGCGTGCGGCTACGGTGGTCCGCCGAGCGGACCGGGACCATCCACGACATCGCGTGCGTGGTCCCCGTGGACGTGGCGGGTGGGGACGACCCGGGCGGCACCGATCAGGGCGACGACGACGAGGTCCCGCAGCCCTCCGGGGACGAGCCCGTCACCATGGTCGTCACCCCGATCGGGCTCTCGGTGACCCACACCGCGGGTCCCGCCGAGAGCGAGTTCCTCCGGGCCATCGTGCAGGGCCGTGTGCTCGGGCGGCGTCGCTCCAACGGACCCGAGGTCTACGTCCCGCCGCGCGACTACTGCCCCTCCGACGGGGTGGCCATGGGCGAGTACGTGGAGGTCTCCGGCGTCGGCACGGTCACCACGTTCGGCATCGTCAACGTGCCGTTCGCCGGTCAGGAGATCACGCCCCCGTACGTCACCGCGTACATCCTCCTGGACGGGTCCGACGTCCCCATCCAGCACCTGGTTCTCGGCTGCGAGGCCTCCGAGGTGCGCATGGGTATGCGGGTGCGCGCGGTCTGGACACCCGAGGCCGACCGCCCGGCATCGATGAAGGCCATCACGCACTTCGAGCCGACCGGCGATCCGGACGCCGACCCCGACACCTACGCCGATCACCTGTAG
- a CDS encoding alternate-type signal peptide domain-containing protein has translation MKKITKGAIALGAAALLLAGGAGTMAAWSDEASLGGGEVTAGHLRITEAAAGAWTWADGETFDPATDLIVPGDVVEYTASYDLDVAGTNLVATLTPTLGGIDETGLGQYLTVDAQSDTTGITLGNITEANDGDTVEVTTTITFDSDTMDQDGMDLTANLAGSTITLEQTAPASN, from the coding sequence ATGAAGAAGATCACCAAGGGTGCGATCGCCCTCGGAGCGGCCGCGCTGCTCCTTGCCGGCGGCGCTGGAACGATGGCGGCGTGGAGCGACGAGGCAAGCCTCGGTGGCGGCGAGGTCACCGCCGGCCATCTGCGCATCACCGAAGCGGCCGCGGGTGCGTGGACCTGGGCTGACGGTGAGACGTTTGACCCGGCCACGGACCTGATCGTTCCCGGTGACGTCGTCGAGTACACCGCCTCCTATGATCTCGATGTCGCGGGCACCAACCTCGTCGCCACGCTTACCCCGACTCTCGGCGGCATTGATGAGACCGGCCTCGGCCAGTACCTGACCGTCGACGCACAGTCGGACACGACAGGCATCACGCTCGGCAACATCACCGAGGCTAACGACGGCGACACCGTCGAGGTGACCACCACCATCACGTTCGACTCGGACACCATGGACCAGGACGGTATGGATCTGACGGCCAACCTCGCCGGTTCGACGATCACGCTCGAGCAGACCGCTCCGGCGAGCAACTGA
- a CDS encoding nuclear transport factor 2 family protein, with product MSNPYLDETGQYRPLEMSDAALASPAFAAARRSWAATNAGDRDAWIAGWSPEGTIEDPVGPSMFDAEGIGHTGTTRLLEFWEKAVATPDHIEFRFDRGIAAGDELLCVGTMRTHMGSSIMEIDIAVDYRVDSDGRLVSLRAFWEQDVAMASGLRPLTDDDRAAIAGAAGKGQ from the coding sequence ATGAGCAATCCCTACCTGGATGAGACCGGCCAGTATCGGCCTCTGGAGATGAGCGACGCCGCCCTGGCCAGTCCCGCCTTCGCCGCCGCGCGCCGCTCGTGGGCGGCGACCAACGCCGGCGACCGCGACGCCTGGATCGCCGGATGGTCCCCCGAGGGCACTATCGAGGATCCCGTGGGTCCGTCGATGTTCGACGCCGAGGGAATCGGCCACACCGGCACGACGCGACTCCTGGAGTTCTGGGAGAAAGCCGTGGCCACCCCGGACCACATCGAGTTCCGCTTCGATCGGGGGATCGCCGCGGGCGACGAACTTCTCTGCGTCGGCACCATGCGCACCCACATGGGCTCCAGCATCATGGAGATCGACATCGCCGTGGACTACCGCGTCGACTCCGACGGTCGTCTGGTCTCCCTTCGCGCCTTCTGGGAGCAGGACGTGGCCATGGCCTCGGGACTGCGGCCGCTCACCGACGACGACAGGGCCGCCATCGCCGGCGCCGCCGGAAAGGGCCAGTGA
- a CDS encoding signal peptidase I codes for MTSVVDRPGAVAEAELERTGVWWWIRTVTSWLLMLIAVAVLAALVVVPRLAGATPYTVLTSSMEPTLSPGTLIVVKPVAATELRAGDVITFQIESDNPAVNTHRITQVAYDAQGTPRFRTQGDANNVADRNLLVPGQIRGKYWYSVPYLGYANNALTGDSRQVLLVVAVGGLSTYALWMFGSGVADVRRRRSGAADAGSENENDDL; via the coding sequence ATGACCTCGGTCGTGGACCGACCGGGGGCGGTGGCGGAGGCCGAACTGGAACGGACCGGGGTGTGGTGGTGGATCCGGACGGTCACGTCCTGGCTGCTCATGCTCATAGCGGTTGCGGTGCTGGCCGCGCTCGTGGTGGTGCCCCGACTCGCCGGCGCCACTCCGTACACGGTGCTCACGAGCTCGATGGAGCCCACGCTCTCGCCGGGCACGTTGATCGTGGTCAAACCCGTCGCCGCCACGGAGCTTCGCGCGGGTGACGTGATCACCTTCCAGATCGAGTCGGACAACCCGGCCGTCAACACCCACCGCATCACGCAGGTGGCCTACGACGCTCAGGGGACTCCACGGTTTCGGACCCAGGGCGATGCCAACAATGTTGCCGACAGAAACCTGCTGGTCCCCGGGCAGATTCGGGGAAAGTACTGGTATTCGGTTCCCTACCTCGGCTATGCCAACAACGCGCTGACGGGCGACAGCCGTCAGGTACTGCTCGTGGTCGCAGTGGGTGGGCTGAGTACCTATGCGCTGTGGATGTTCGGGTCGGGTGTCGCTGACGTTCGGCGCAGGCGCAGCGGTGCGGCCGATGCGGGATCGGAGAATGAGAATGACGACCTCTGA
- a CDS encoding LLM class F420-dependent oxidoreductase yields the protein MKFALQLGYWGAQPPTNHADLVVAADRAGFDTVFTAEAWGSDAFTPLAWYGSLTERIRLSTAVVQLSARTPTATAMSTMTLDHLSGGRFCLGLGVSGPQVVEGWYGQPFARPLARTREYIDIIRAVLRREAPVTSDGPAYALPYQGPGASGLGKPLKSILHPLREDVPIWLGAEGPKNVALAAEIADGWLGFLASPRTAHEFNAWLDEGFARPGARRTREDFEVAFLCQLHITDDRRAVLDAYKPFTALYAGGMGAEEKNFHAEAFRRMGFDDDVDRITELFRSGRKEEAAAAVPDEMVEATAIIGDEDSVRSQIAEWEAAGVTMLVVTARSVEEIESLSRLMD from the coding sequence ATGAAATTCGCCTTGCAGCTCGGATACTGGGGCGCCCAGCCGCCCACCAACCACGCCGACCTCGTGGTGGCCGCGGACAGGGCGGGGTTCGACACCGTCTTCACCGCCGAGGCCTGGGGTTCGGACGCGTTCACCCCGCTCGCCTGGTACGGCTCGCTCACCGAACGCATCCGCCTGTCCACGGCGGTGGTGCAGCTGTCCGCCCGGACGCCCACGGCCACCGCGATGAGCACCATGACCCTGGACCACCTCTCCGGTGGCCGGTTCTGCCTGGGCCTGGGCGTCTCCGGTCCGCAGGTGGTGGAGGGCTGGTACGGCCAGCCGTTCGCCAGGCCGTTGGCCCGGACGCGGGAGTACATCGACATCATCCGCGCGGTGCTCCGCCGCGAGGCCCCCGTGACCTCCGACGGACCCGCGTACGCCCTGCCGTACCAGGGGCCGGGCGCCTCCGGACTGGGCAAACCGCTCAAGTCGATCCTCCACCCGCTGCGCGAGGACGTGCCCATCTGGCTGGGGGCCGAGGGGCCCAAGAACGTGGCACTCGCCGCCGAGATCGCGGACGGGTGGCTGGGGTTCCTGGCCTCGCCGCGGACCGCGCACGAGTTCAACGCGTGGCTCGACGAGGGCTTCGCCCGACCCGGCGCGCGGCGGACCCGGGAGGACTTCGAGGTGGCGTTCCTGTGCCAGCTTCACATCACCGACGACAGGCGCGCGGTCCTCGACGCGTACAAGCCGTTCACCGCGCTCTACGCCGGTGGCATGGGCGCGGAGGAGAAGAACTTCCACGCCGAGGCGTTCCGCCGGATGGGCTTCGACGACGACGTCGACCGCATCACCGAGCTGTTCCGCTCCGGGCGCAAGGAGGAGGCCGCGGCGGCGGTCCCGGACGAGATGGTCGAGGCCACCGCGATCATCGGCGACGAGGACTCGGTGCGGTCGCAGATCGCCGAGTGGGAGGCCGCGGGTGTGACCATGCTCGTGGTGACGGCCCGCTCGGTGGAGGAGATCGAGTCACTGAGCCGGTTGATGGACTGA
- a CDS encoding thiolase domain-containing protein: MSAHSTGLPAAVLGTGQTHHVARRTDVSMAGLCREAIDAAMTDAGVGWDDIDAVIVGKAPDLFEGVMMPELMMADALGAVGKPLLRVHTAGSVGGSTAVVAASHIQSGRYRRVLAVAWEKQSESNAMWALSLPVPFTAPVGAGAGGYFAPHVRSYIRTTGAPEHVGAMVAVKDRLNGSINPHAHLKQPDLTVDKVLQGQMLWDPIRFDETCPSSDGACAIVLGDAEAAEAVESTGRNVAWVHATALRTEPGTYAFRNYRNPQAGRDAAAALWAEAGITNPAEEIDAAEIYVPFSWFEPMWLENLGFCEEGEGWRMTESGATARDGSLPVNPSGGVLCSNPIGASGMLRFAEAARQVMGRADEHQVPGARKALGHAYGGGSQYFSMWVVGTDRRERHS; encoded by the coding sequence ATGAGCGCCCACAGCACCGGTCTCCCCGCGGCCGTTCTCGGCACCGGCCAGACCCACCACGTCGCCCGGCGAACCGACGTCTCCATGGCCGGCCTCTGCCGCGAGGCGATCGACGCCGCCATGACCGACGCCGGCGTGGGATGGGACGACATCGACGCGGTGATCGTGGGCAAGGCCCCGGACCTGTTCGAGGGCGTGATGATGCCCGAGCTCATGATGGCCGACGCGCTCGGCGCGGTCGGCAAGCCGCTCCTGCGCGTGCACACCGCCGGCTCGGTCGGCGGCTCCACCGCCGTGGTGGCCGCCTCGCACATCCAGTCCGGCCGCTACCGTCGCGTGCTGGCCGTGGCGTGGGAGAAGCAGTCCGAGTCCAACGCCATGTGGGCGCTCAGCCTGCCCGTGCCGTTCACGGCCCCCGTCGGGGCCGGTGCCGGCGGGTACTTCGCCCCGCACGTGCGCTCCTACATCCGCACCACCGGGGCCCCTGAGCACGTCGGCGCGATGGTGGCGGTCAAGGACCGGCTCAACGGGTCCATCAACCCCCACGCCCACCTCAAGCAGCCCGACCTCACGGTGGACAAGGTGCTGCAGGGGCAGATGCTGTGGGACCCCATCCGGTTCGACGAGACCTGCCCGTCCTCCGACGGCGCCTGCGCGATCGTCCTCGGCGACGCCGAGGCGGCCGAGGCGGTCGAGTCCACCGGCCGGAACGTCGCCTGGGTGCACGCCACCGCGCTGCGCACCGAGCCCGGCACCTACGCGTTCCGCAACTACCGCAATCCGCAGGCCGGCCGCGACGCCGCCGCCGCGCTGTGGGCCGAGGCCGGGATCACCAACCCGGCCGAGGAGATCGACGCGGCCGAGATCTACGTCCCCTTCTCCTGGTTCGAGCCCATGTGGCTGGAGAACCTCGGGTTCTGCGAGGAGGGCGAGGGCTGGCGCATGACCGAGTCCGGTGCCACCGCGCGCGACGGGTCCCTGCCCGTCAACCCGTCCGGCGGCGTGCTGTGCTCCAACCCGATCGGCGCGTCCGGCATGCTGCGCTTCGCCGAGGCCGCCCGGCAGGTCATGGGCCGCGCCGACGAGCACCAGGTCCCGGGGGCACGCAAGGCCCTCGGTCACGCCTACGGCGGCGGGTCCCAGTACTTCTCCATGTGGGTCGTGGGGACCGACCGTCGGGAGCGTCACTCATGA